In the genome of Colletotrichum lupini chromosome 8, complete sequence, one region contains:
- a CDS encoding beta-eliminating lyase yields MPSQFPAPTATPRYSFLDDYSEGAHPALLKAILAGNTSQEAGYGGDSYCDFARQRIRRHLGRDDVGIFFVPSGTSANAISIAACLRPHEAAIAASSGHIVTRETGAVEASGHKIINVAPVNGKLTPQSIQRAVDENWHFPHMAKPRLVYISNATEIGTIYKRDELAAIKQVCEQNQLILFLDGARIGTAVASKSNDMTLHDILELTDIFWIGGTKNGALLGEAVVVKDARLATEFEFYVKQHGSLLAKSRIMGAQFAELFREDLYFDLARLANYCAETLSSGIAAAGFSVHAVTETNQVFAVLPMSLIKVLQEHFIFYVWEKRGDDEAVVRLLTTWATETTEVEKFVGLVQGWSAGAAESRI; encoded by the coding sequence ATGCCTTCACAATTCCCCGCTCCCACGGCGACTCCTCGCTACAGCTTCTTGGACGATTACAGCGAAGGAGCTCACCCGGCCCTGCTCAAAGCCATTCTCGCCGGCAACACATCTCAAGAAGCCGGCTACGGAGGCGACTCATATTGCGACTTTGCCAGGCAACGGATACGTCGGCACTTGGGTCGCGATGATGTTGGAATCTTCTTCGTCCCCAGCGGGACATCAGCCAATGCCATATCCATCGCAGCGTGTCTAAGGCCCCACGAAGCTGCCATTGCCGCAAGCTCGGGGCACATTGTGACAAGAGAGACTGGTGCGGTGGAAGCCAGCGGGCACAAGATTATCAACGTCGCGCCAGTCAATGGCAAGTTGACACCTCAGAGCATTCAACGCGCGGTGGACGAGAACTGGCATTTCCCCCACATGGCAAAGCCGAGGTTGGTGTACATCTCTAATGCGACGGAGATTGGGACGATATACAAGAGAGACGAACTCGCTGCAATCAAGCAGGTTTGCGAACAAAACCAGCTGATACTCTTCCTCGACGGCGCACGCATCGGGACAGCAGTAGCGTCAAAATCAAACGACATGACGCTGCACGATATCCTGGAGTTGACAGACATCTTCTGGATCGGAGGCACAAAGAATGGAGCGTTGCTTGGAGAAGCTGTGGTCGTCAAGGACGCTCGTCTAGCGACCGAGTTCGAGTTCTACGTCAAGCAGCATGGTTCGCTTCTGGCCAAGAGCAGAATCATGGGCGCGCAGTTTGCAGAGCTTTTCAGAGAGGATCTCTATTTCGACCTCGCGCGGTTAGCTAATTACTGCGCCGAGACGTTGTCCAGCGGTATTGCTGCAGCCGGGTTCTCGGTTCACGCTGTGACGGAGACGAATCAGGTGTTTGCGGTGCTGCCCATGAGCTTGATCAAGGTTTTGCAGGAGCACTTCATCTTTTATGTATGGGAGAAGCGAGGGGATGATGAGGCTGTGGTGAGATTGCTCACAACGTGGGCGACGGAAACGACAGAGGTTGAAAAGTTTGTCGGTTTGGTTCAGGGCTGGTCCGCTGGAGCTGCCGAAAGTCGAATTTAA
- a CDS encoding penicillin-binding protein: MSPKPYLFDEVNVVNHLPKEAMGRDFLPGLHTGAYGICLALILKSQPSFVAFNHTFILTEYDALTEMKHFRFPIVALWATQAFGQDIAQRPLHEENQAVGDVPRVVSKDLDEFIERIREEWHAPGLAVAIVDGNNTWAKVKIAPPPRFDFAWSRGYGYAVLNSTPVTPHTLYYTGSTTKSFTAAGISLLIDNASATSSVYPGLSWKTPVSHILRDDFVLSDEWATAHITLEDAMSHRTGYPSHDLAPAATAQGTTRLLRHLPMAAEPRTTFLYNNKMFGAMGHLIEVLTGSWLGDFFREYLWEPMGMNETFFSLRDAEQSGLVLAKEYYYNPDDGSYLQLPHEPSSGEEGAGSIVSNVLDYAKYLRIMMTESAPISKPGHREVKTPRTLVAPAMEPFTGPVSYALGWYTAILGGEQVYFHNGGVNMFISMMMMIPSQQIGVIVFTNTDVKAPQVIATHILSEHLGIPKDKRPDMNKQYKDRKKAELEHLQACASELYPSLPAPPLLPTLPIPDHVGEFHNTGFGTLEVVLDCSNSVVECELRVLGMGGEAFAHLAPMIYLEPMSGNHWLGRGYMGGKKAQTVGIPILCVPVEFKVNILGKVSQIGVGLRSQDMLRGKTCNILIYLSGFASYGGQHLVSFTESRHDWGDLHKNKAFKYLSKSMQLALQLQGVPIAPEAQAHGATVTAFPARSIRWWGRQQVSTTPNGVESFESLSNLRMMPPSRNTSHEEDKSSSMSEQERKRLRNRLSQQAFRRRQAERMRELSTRVNTDRKSDNERIEELQRENRQLRAQLVDVQARMSRLLATIQGLSDSVSKTLNDTGSQDSKVSEETEDHTLQPSTYDKKQTCYGGPPFPGPSMQLEPFDTSSLNFDPPLAHHPGPGQSEDAFLSSELINVTGTSPLYTQIPNIWSFEYQTGIEPYLTAMAASQESSMALRKDMPISNSPFSDHIKLLQHLLKSKLAANGFNPDSQPSMQSIYQPVLMVLSMFNSMTRPDVMAWYAKTRFFHIIELTAWQLYPSPATFQKLHQRYRPTDTQLKHPHPRVIDWIPFPSIRDRLIELHAANPLIDQIF, translated from the exons GGGACTTTCTTCCGGGTTTACATACAGGGGCTTACGGCATTTGTTTGGCTCTCATACTGAAGTCGCAACCGAGCTTCGTGGCCTTCAATCACACCTTCATTCTTACTGAATACGATGCACTGACTGAGATGAAGCATTTTCGATTTCCAATCGTGGCCCTGTGGGCAACCCAAGCCTTCGGACAAGACATAGCACAGCGCCCCCTCCATGAAGAAAACCAAGCTGTCGGAGATGTGCCTCGCGTAGTCTCAAAGGACCTTGATGAATTTATTGAGCGAATTCGGGAGGAGTGGCATGCTCCAGGTCTAGCCGTTGCAATTGTCGACGGGAACAACACTTGGGCAAAGGTAAAGATCGCCCCGCCCCCCCGTTTCGACTTCGCGTGGTCTCGA GGTTATGGCTACGCCGTTCTCAATTCTACACCCGTCACCCCGCACACGCTTTACTACACCGGCAGTACCACCAAGTCCTTCACTGCCGCCGGCATCTCCCTTCTCATCGACAATGCAAGCGCGACCTCGTCAGTGTACCCTGGACTCAGTTGGAAGACGCCGGTATCCCACATTCTCCGCGATGACTTTGTTCTCAGCGATGAGTGGGCTACGGCTCACATCACTCTCGAGGACGCTATGAGCCATCGGACAGGCTACCCTTCCCATGATTTGGCACCGGCTGCTACGGCTCAGGGAACTACCCGCCTGTTGAGACATCTACCAATGGCTGCGGAACCACGCACGACCTTCTTGTATAACAACAAGATGTTCGGGGCTATGGGCCATCTTATTGAAGTCTTGACTGGATCATGGCTGGGCGATTTCTTCCGAGAGTACCTGTGGGAGCCTATGGGCATGAACGAGACGTTTTTCTCTCTAAGAGATGCCGAACAGAGTGGCTTGGTTCTCGCCAAGGAGTACTACTACAATCCAGATGACGGAAGCTACCTGCAACTACCGCACGAACCTTCTTCTGGCGAAGAAGGCGCAGGTTCCATTGTGTCAAACGTCCTCGACTATGCCAAGTACCTGCGCATCATGATGACCGAGTCCGCGCCGATCTCCAAGCCGGGACATCGAGAGGTGAAGACGCCGCGCACTTTGGTGGCTCCTGCGATGGAACCGTTTACTGGGCCTGTGAGCTATGCCTTGGGGTGGTACACCGCCATTTTGGGAGGCGAGCAGGTGTATTTCCACAACGGTGGAGTCAACATGTTTATctcgatgatgatgatgattccGTCGCAGCAGATAGGCGTGATCGTCTTCACCAACACGGATGTCAAGGCTCCGCAGGTGATTGCGACCCATATTCTCTCGGAACACTTAGGAATTCCTAAAGATAAAAGACCGGATATGAACAAACA ATACAAAGATAGGAAGAAAGCTGAGCTGGAACATTTGCAGGCTTGCGCAAGCGAGCTGTACCCTTCGCTTCCGGCCCCGCCTTTGTTACCAACTTTGCCCATCCCAGATCACGTCGGGGAATTCCATAACACTGGGTTTGGCACTCTCGAGGTAGTCTTGGATTGTTCGAATTCCGTTGTCGAATGCGAGCTTCGTGTTCTTGGAATGGGAGGGGAGGCGTTTGCGCACCTTGCACCGATGATATACCTCGAGCCAATGTCTGGCAATCATTGGCTTGGTCGAGGATACATGGGAGGAAAGAAGGCACAGACAGTTGGCATCCCGATACTATGCGTACCCGTTGAGTTCAAAGTCAATATTCTTGGCAAGGTCTCGCAAATTGGTGTCGGGCTGAG ATCTCAGGACATGCTTCGCGGAAAGACATGTAATATTCTCATTTATTTGTCTGGATTCGCAAGCTATGGCGGACAACATCTCGTGTCTTTCACCGAGTCCCGACACGACTGGGGAGACCTACACAAAAATAAAGCATTTAAATACCTATCCAAATCGATGCAACTAGCCCTTCAACTACAAGGAGTCCCGATCGCGCCCGAAGCGCAAGCTCACGGTGCCACCGTAACGGCATTCCCGGCACGGAGCATTAGGTGGTGGGGCCGACAGCAGGTCTCCACGACGCCA AATGGAGTTGAGAGCTTTGAGTCACTCAGCAATCTGCGCATGATGCCGCCCTCCAGAAACACTTCCCACGAGGAAGATAAGAGCTCTTCAATGAGTGAACAAGAACGAAA ACGACTGCGCAACCGACTATCACAGCAGGCTTTCCGTCGCAGACAAGCGGAGCGTATGAGGGAGCTGAGTACCAGAGTGAACACCGACCGAAAGTCTGACAATGAGCGGATCGAGGAGCTCCAGCGTGAGAACAGGCAGTTGCGGGCGCAACTCGTCGATGTTCAGGCAAGGATGTCGCGACTGCTTGCCACCATTCAAGGTTTGAGCGACTCTGTGTCAAAGACTTTGAACGACACAGGATCTCAGGACAGCAAAGTCTCTGAGGAGACAGAAGATCATACGTTACAGCCCTCAACATACGACAAGAAGCAGACTTGTTATGGAGGGCCCCCTTTTCCAGGACCATCTATGCAATTGGAACCTTTCGACACATCATCACTGAACTTTGACCCGCCGCTTGCCCATCATCCTGGTCCAG GTCAATCTGAGGATGCATTTCTATCGTCGGAACTCATCAATGTGACCGGAACCAGCCCCCTCTATACCCAGATCCCCAACATCTGGAGCTTCGAGTACCAAACTGGAATAGAGCCGTACCTGACTGCCATGGCTGCATCTCAGGAGTCCAGCATGGCATTGAGAAAAGACATGCCGATATCAAATTCGCCGTTCTCGGACCACATCAAGCTTCTCCAGCATCTTCTAAAAAGCAAGCTGGCAGCAAATGGCTTCAATCCGGACAGCCAACCGTCGATGCAAAG CATATATCAACCAGTTCTCATGGTCTTGTCCATGTTTAACAGCATGACGCGACCGGATGTCATGGCATGGTACGCCAAAACGCGCTTTTTCCACATCATCGAGCTTACGGCCTGGCAACTCtacccctcgcccgcgaCATTCCAAAAGTTACACCAGCGGTATCGGCCTACCGACACGCAACTGAAGCATCCGCACCCGCGCGTGATAGACTGGATACCGTTCCCCTCGATCCGGGACCGATTGATAGAGCTCCACGCCGCCAACCCTCTTATCGACCAGATATTTTGA